The genomic region ATAAACAGACCCCACAAGACGATAAAAATAAATGATATAATCGGCGGACTAAAAACTTTCAGGGAAGAATACTCGGGAGAAATCTGGCTGGAGATTTTTCTTCTTGAAGGATTAAACTCTTCCGAAAACGAACTCAATTTGATAAAAGAAACTGTCGAAAAAATTAAACCCACTAATATCCAACTGAATTCTCTTGACCGACCCGGCACAGAGGATTGGTGCGAACCGATTAGTGAAGACACACTAAAAAAAGTAACTGAAAAGTTTTCCTCTCTACCGATTGAAATTATTTCTAAATTTCAAAGAAGAGATGAGATTGAAAGCTTTGATAAAAATATCAGCGATAGAATCCTTGCAACCATTCAGCGAAGACCTTGCACTGCAGAAGACCTGTCTCAATCTCTCGGTGTTCATATAAACGAAATCAGCAAATATCTCCAATCTTTACTGGAAAAGAAAGTAATCGAACCAAAGCATTTGGAACGTGGAACATTTTTTAAAATAACACGGTAAAAATTTATTCCGTGAATTACCCTAATTTTTGAACAGCGTATTTTTTTTTCTGTGTATATTCGTGCAACTATTTGTCAGTAAAAACATAATATAAAACGGGAGATGATAATGGATCTAATTGTTTGGCTTGGATTTATTCTGTCTTTAGTATTAATGGTGCTCATCGCAAGAAAAAATCTGTGGCTGGGATTCTTCGTAGGTGCAATCGTTTTGGGCGTTTTCAATCTGTCTATCGTTCAAATTTGGCAGCAAATAGCAAAAACGCTCACCACACCCTCCACACTTCTCATGGCTTTTGCGGTGGGTATTATTCCGCTCATCGGCGGAGTGCTGGAAACTACCGGAATGATGACGGCTCTCGTTTCCAACTTGAATATTTCCAGAAAACTCTTCCTTATCTTCGGTCCTGCTTTTTTCGGAATGTTGCCAATGCCCGGGGGAGCTTTGCTTTCCGCTCCGCTTGTTTTCCGTGCCGGAGCAGATATTCCCAACGAACAATATGCGGCGATCAATGTCTGGTTTCGGCATGCACTGATCCTGATTTATCCGCTCGGAGCTTTACTGGTTACAACCAAAATTGCTAATCTAAATCTTTATACAGCAGTTTTATACATGCTTCCCGGTTTTATCTTGATGCTGATTTTGGGATACTTTTTTCTGCTTAGAGGAGTTCATGGCAAACTAACAACAAAAGAAAATCCCAATCTGAAAAAAATACTTCTCCCTATCATCGTTATCGTATCTGCACCCGCAATTCACCTTTCTTTAATGACAATTTTTCCAAAATTGATGACGGAAATCCCCTTGATAATCGGGGTCGTTTTTAGTTTTTTTCTCTCACTGTTTCTAGGAAAAATGAACTTAAAAAAGCTCTTACCAATTTCTAAAAAAATGAAACCGTGGAAATTTTTTCTTATAATTATCGGGATGTTCCTCTTCATAAATATTTTTCAAGCATCAAATGTCTCGCGTATTATCGCAAATATTGTATTCTCACGTCATTTTCTGCTAATTGTTATCGGAGCATTTCTCGGTTTCGTAACCGGAAGAGTCCAGATGCCTTTTGCAATTGTTTTACCGATATATCTTTCCACCACCGGATTCTCATCAATCGGCTATCTGACTTTTGCTACGATGTTTTTTGCGATTTATATGGGATATATAATTTCACCCATTCATCCTTGCGTTTCCGTTTCCATTGAATTTTTTGGTTCTAATCTCAAAGACTTTTTCAAAAAACTCTATCCGATAATTTTAATTTCTCTTACAGCAGCAACAGTGGTTTCGCTCTTTTTCACATGATGGTAATTTCCTGTGGCTCATTAGTCCGCCAACCGGCAGATGAGGTTGTTTTCTATTGTTTAAGTTTTATAAAAATTTTTTTTAGGAATTTATACTTATTATGATTATTAGCGTATTAAAGCATTCTTTGATGATCACCGGCTTCGTCTTTGTGATGATGCTGGTCATCGAATATATCAACGTCGAGACAAAAGGTGTCTGGCAGAATTCTCTCAAAGACAGCAGGTGGAAGCAATATCTCCTCGCTGCTTTTCTGGGGGCAACGCCGGGATGTCTCGGAGCTTTCACAGTAGTTGCGTTGTATTCGCACAGAGTAGTTTCTTTCGGGGCGTTAGTTGCAGCTATGATCGCCACAAGTGGGGACGAGGCATTCGTGATGTTCGCCATGTTCCCTTCCAAAGCATTGTTCTTAGTGGTAATTATTTTTATTATTGGATTAGTTTCAGGATTTCTGACCGATAAATTTATTCCGGAAAAATTTCTAACTGATAAAATAAAGCTTAACAAACTTCAAATTCACGAAGATGAAAGATGCAATTGTTTTATAAAAAGAGAAATTTTATCTCAGCTTCGTCATTGTTCAATGCAGCGAGCCCTACTTATTGGATTTTTTGTTCTTTTTGCTGCTGGAATCGCTGCCGGCGAATTTGGTCCTGACACATGGAATTGGATAAGAATTACGCTCTTTATTACTTCGCTAATTTCGATTTTTATCACAACCACAGTTCCAGACCATTTCCTCGAAGAACATCTCTGGAATCATATTGTCAAAGTGCATATTCCCCGCATATTTCTCTGGACATTTGGTGTCCTTTTCGTTATGCACATTGTTTTCGGGCATTTGGATATTGAGCAATGGATAAAAGCCAACCGACTGACAATTCTTATTATTGCCTGTCTGATCGGTTTGATTCCGGAGTCAGGTCCTCACATGATTTTTGTTACTTTATTTGCTCAAGGTTCAATTCCATTTAGCATTTTGTTGGCAAGTTCGATTGTGCAGGATGGACACGGAATGTTACCAATGCTTGCAGAATCCAAACGTGGATTTGTTGCTGTGAAATTGGTCAATCTGCTTGTTGGATTTATGTTTGGAATGATAGGTTATTTTAGCGGTTGGTGATGGAGTAAATTCCATACCTTTATAAGAGATGTATAATAATTTGTATAGAAGCCCATAACTTTAGTTGTGGGTTCAGAAAATAAAAAAAAATCATAACCGTTTTATCCATAGATCCGCCTATTGGCGGAACGGTTTCTTGTGTGAATTGATTAATTTATTTAAAAGGAAAAACAATGAATAAAAAATTAGTTGCAGTAATCGGTGGAAGCGAAGTTAGTGATGAAAATTATGCAATCGCACAACGAGTTGGTCAAATCATTGCGGAGCATGATTGCGTTCTTGTTTGCGGTGGAAAAAGCGGAGCAATGGAAGCCGCTGCAAAAGGTGCAAAGCAAAAAAATGGACTAACCATCGGCATCCTGCCGGGTGGCGACAACACCGAGGCGAACGAATTCATTGATATTCCTATCCCAACCGGAATTTCACATGCCAGAAATGCGATAATTGCTCAAACCGGTGAACTTGCTATTGCAATTAATGGAAAATATGGCACCCTCTCTGAAATTGCTTATTTCTTGGGACTCGGGAAAACGGTTTTGGGATTAAATACTCACAATGTGAAAGGAATAATTCATTTGGATGATGTAGAAAAAATCGGAAAATATCTGAAATGATTGTAAAAAAATTAAAAACTGAAAACGCTTGACATAATTTTGGGGTGATCCATTTGGGGGGATCCAATAGATTGGATATTGGTTATGAGTGAAATTTCAAAAGAAGGAAAATTATGAAGAAAAAAAATGCGGATTTATATAAGCGAAATAACGCAAGACCTTTTTTAAAATGGGCTGGTGGTAAAACGCAACTACTAGAAAATTTGGAAAAACAGTTGCCGATAGAAATAAAAAAAACAAAAAAAATTAAATATTATGTTGAACCTTTTATTGGTGGCGGTGCTTTTTTCTTTTACCTAAAAAATAATTACGAAATTGAAAACGCTTTTATCTCTGACATTAATAAAGAAATAATTGTTGGCTATCAAACTATTCAAAAAAAACCAAATAAATTAGTGGATGCTCTGTGGAAAATGCAAAAGGAATATTTAGCAAAATCAACCAAAGATAGAGAAAATTATTTTTATAAAATTAGAAAAAAATATAACCAGAATATTACAACCTTCAATTATAAAAATTATAATAATTCTTGGATAACAAGAACATGTCAGCTAATTTTCCTTAATAAAACTTGTTTCAATGGTCTTTTTAGACAAAATAGAAAAGGTGAATTTAATGTTCCTTCAGGTAAATATAAAAATCCTAAAATTTGTGATGAAGTAAATCTTATAGCTGTAAATAGAACATTGCAAAATACTGAAATCAAGATATGTGATTTTGCTGAAACTCAAAAATTTGTAGATAAAAATACTTTAGTTTATCTTGACCCACCGTATCGACCATTAAATAATTCTTCAAGTTTTACGAGTTATTCAAAAGATGGCTTTGATGATGATGACCAAATTAGGTTGTCAAAATATTATAAACAACTTGATGAAATTGGAGCTGATTTAATTTTAAGTAACTCTGATCCTAAAAATCACAATCCAAATGATAATTT from Candidatus Cloacimonadota bacterium harbors:
- a CDS encoding TIGR00725 family protein yields the protein MYLKGKTMNKKLVAVIGGSEVSDENYAIAQRVGQIIAEHDCVLVCGGKSGAMEAAAKGAKQKNGLTIGILPGGDNTEANEFIDIPIPTGISHARNAIIAQTGELAIAINGKYGTLSEIAYFLGLGKTVLGLNTHNVKGIIHLDDVEKIGKYLK
- a CDS encoding Dam family site-specific DNA-(adenine-N6)-methyltransferase, which encodes MKKKNADLYKRNNARPFLKWAGGKTQLLENLEKQLPIEIKKTKKIKYYVEPFIGGGAFFFYLKNNYEIENAFISDINKEIIVGYQTIQKKPNKLVDALWKMQKEYLAKSTKDRENYFYKIRKKYNQNITTFNYKNYNNSWITRTCQLIFLNKTCFNGLFRQNRKGEFNVPSGKYKNPKICDEVNLIAVNRTLQNTEIKICDFAETQKFVDKNTLVYLDPPYRPLNNSSSFTSYSKDGFDDDDQIRLSKYYKQLDEIGADLILSNSDPKNHNPNDNFFDNLYNKFSIQRVKATRMINSNAQKRGQINEIIIANY
- a CDS encoding putative manganese transporter — encoded protein: MIISVLKHSLMITGFVFVMMLVIEYINVETKGVWQNSLKDSRWKQYLLAAFLGATPGCLGAFTVVALYSHRVVSFGALVAAMIATSGDEAFVMFAMFPSKALFLVVIIFIIGLVSGFLTDKFIPEKFLTDKIKLNKLQIHEDERCNCFIKREILSQLRHCSMQRALLIGFFVLFAAGIAAGEFGPDTWNWIRITLFITSLISIFITTTVPDHFLEEHLWNHIVKVHIPRIFLWTFGVLFVMHIVFGHLDIEQWIKANRLTILIIACLIGLIPESGPHMIFVTLFAQGSIPFSILLASSIVQDGHGMLPMLAESKRGFVAVKLVNLLVGFMFGMIGYFSGW
- a CDS encoding radical SAM protein, which produces MKYKYLFGPVPSRRLGISLGIDLLKFKTCTFDCVYCECGKTTDLTFQRKEFVPTDDVINELDDYLSKNPKLDFLTFSGSGEPTLHIGIGKIIEFLKRKYPQYKVALLTNASLFSDEQVRHEIRNADIVMPSLDAVSPKIFQKINRPHKTIKINDIIGGLKTFREEYSGEIWLEIFLLEGLNSSENELNLIKETVEKIKPTNIQLNSLDRPGTEDWCEPISEDTLKKVTEKFSSLPIEIISKFQRRDEIESFDKNISDRILATIQRRPCTAEDLSQSLGVHINEISKYLQSLLEKKVIEPKHLERGTFFKITR
- a CDS encoding DUF401 family protein is translated as MDLIVWLGFILSLVLMVLIARKNLWLGFFVGAIVLGVFNLSIVQIWQQIAKTLTTPSTLLMAFAVGIIPLIGGVLETTGMMTALVSNLNISRKLFLIFGPAFFGMLPMPGGALLSAPLVFRAGADIPNEQYAAINVWFRHALILIYPLGALLVTTKIANLNLYTAVLYMLPGFILMLILGYFFLLRGVHGKLTTKENPNLKKILLPIIVIVSAPAIHLSLMTIFPKLMTEIPLIIGVVFSFFLSLFLGKMNLKKLLPISKKMKPWKFFLIIIGMFLFINIFQASNVSRIIANIVFSRHFLLIVIGAFLGFVTGRVQMPFAIVLPIYLSTTGFSSIGYLTFATMFFAIYMGYIISPIHPCVSVSIEFFGSNLKDFFKKLYPIILISLTAATVVSLFFT